One part of the Rutidosis leptorrhynchoides isolate AG116_Rl617_1_P2 chromosome 1, CSIRO_AGI_Rlap_v1, whole genome shotgun sequence genome encodes these proteins:
- the LOC139901745 gene encoding uncharacterized protein — MRAGLQPGPCPNRTIRNSLVPLKVELFIWRARQFRLPTRVELNKRGMDLGSIRCPLCDDDLETAEHSVFRCKVAFETWVKVFNWWNIWPMPHLLMAVTFLGNGLPFCSSVGKQLWQATEWVTGYMLWKNRNVSTFTKSKPTEDIVFKEIQLKTFEWISNRSRKVQLDWDIWINNPHFYESHEVDRSGIG, encoded by the coding sequence ATGAGGGCTGGCTTGCAGCCTGGGCCTTGTCCAAATCGTACCATTCGTAATAGCCTTGTTCCTTTAAAGGTGGAGCTTTTCATTTGGCGGGCACGACAATTTCGGCTACCTACTCGAGTTGAATTGAACAAAAGAGGCATGGACCTGGGCTCAATTCGGTGCCCTCTATGCGATGACGATCTTGAAACTGCGGAGCACTCTGTTTTTCGGTGCAAAGTTGCTTTTGAAACTTGGGTCAAGGTCTTCAATTGGTGGAACATTTGGCCTATGCCTCATCTCCTCATGGCCGTAACTTTTCTAGGGAACGGTCTTCCATTTTGTTCATCAGTAGGGAAGCAATTATGGCAAGCTACGGAATGGGTTACGGGCTATATGTTATGGAAAAATAGGAATGTTAGTACCTTCACCAAATCTAAACCAACCGAAGACATCGTTTTTAAAGAGATTCAACTAAAAACTTTTGAATGGATTTCAAATAGAAGTAGAAAGGTACAACTAGATTGGGATATATGGATTAATAACCCACACTTTTATGAGTCGCATGAGGTGGATCGTTCGGGTATTGGCTAA